The Altererythrobacter sp. CAU 1644 genome has a window encoding:
- a CDS encoding type IV secretion system DNA-binding domain-containing protein, producing the protein MKHNLVNFTRGSQLLGHFGFMFAAGLKGPLIVTLLVVLGLVYWDVSSALDDYQVYLLWMHAYASGYAFMEFDPDKLVNLKLADGNLVAFPISVVTDYPPMREAVALFRSAVISALWLAGFILAPLFALFWWVAERFGEKSKQKKHVRGAELATLRELDREIAAHNRNARAREYGDALGWRWRLAGSASLRDAGFYSPAHLAGVSWPWRLEQSHAMLVGTTGTGKTVVLTELTREIRERGERAVIFDLTGAFVETFYDPKRDIILNPLDARCPAWSVFNDCSTRAEFHAAAESLVPHDGGGAEQFWVLAARTLFVETCLKLAEAGRGTNAALAHELMNADLSDLHRLVEDTMAGPISTPSAARMAESVRAVFNVNAKALQMLPEDGKPFSVREWINGAGGPGSILFLSARYIDMSVLSQLLTLWLDTAINTLMAGQRSRDIRLWFLIDELGALHRLPSLEKGLQTARNFGGAIVTGIHAFAKLKDVYGENMAMTLSSLARTKLILGTADRETATWCSDIIGHREVREMEEGYSYGYNNARDAVSLTPRRQVVPLLLPDELMKLKNLHGFIKFPEGFPAAPVVLAPRNWPRVAEGFIPRDMPKPPPQTRHSDGKDGAGGGAGAASETGDNDGDPRRMRDAHDRSDSAEKKADKEDKKELRRTRRSNKGDQARPDQTRKRRDPNARGKKATSDPQRPAQSELPLSSKAEEHRGMEQRAVPSARSDIPDPAAHQRAHVARGKADQRLQEEQQKSLLGGAAKQGRDADQGQDHGHDYGDFDPDM; encoded by the coding sequence ATGAAGCATAATCTCGTCAACTTCACCCGCGGCAGCCAGCTCCTCGGGCATTTCGGCTTCATGTTTGCCGCGGGCCTCAAGGGACCCCTGATCGTGACACTCCTGGTCGTTCTCGGGCTGGTCTATTGGGACGTAAGCAGCGCGCTAGACGACTATCAGGTCTACCTCCTGTGGATGCATGCCTATGCCTCTGGTTATGCCTTCATGGAGTTCGATCCGGACAAGCTTGTGAACCTCAAGCTGGCCGATGGGAACCTCGTTGCTTTTCCTATTTCCGTCGTGACCGATTACCCGCCGATGCGCGAAGCGGTCGCGCTATTCCGGAGCGCGGTGATCAGCGCCTTGTGGCTTGCTGGGTTCATTCTTGCGCCGCTCTTCGCTCTTTTCTGGTGGGTTGCCGAACGCTTCGGCGAGAAGTCCAAACAGAAGAAGCATGTGCGCGGGGCGGAGCTTGCTACCTTGCGTGAACTTGACCGGGAGATCGCCGCGCACAACCGCAATGCCCGTGCCCGCGAGTATGGCGATGCGTTGGGCTGGCGCTGGCGTCTGGCCGGGTCGGCTTCGCTGCGGGATGCGGGCTTCTATTCTCCAGCGCATCTGGCAGGGGTCAGCTGGCCTTGGCGCCTCGAGCAGAGCCACGCGATGCTTGTTGGCACAACCGGGACAGGCAAGACCGTCGTCCTAACCGAGCTTACCAGGGAGATCCGTGAACGGGGCGAACGTGCGGTCATTTTCGATCTTACCGGGGCCTTTGTCGAAACCTTCTACGATCCCAAACGCGACATCATTCTCAACCCGCTCGACGCGCGTTGCCCCGCATGGAGCGTGTTCAACGATTGCTCCACGCGTGCCGAATTCCATGCCGCAGCGGAGTCGCTCGTCCCGCATGATGGGGGCGGCGCCGAACAGTTCTGGGTGCTCGCCGCGCGCACGCTGTTCGTCGAGACCTGTCTCAAGCTCGCCGAAGCGGGGCGGGGCACCAACGCCGCGCTGGCGCACGAACTCATGAACGCCGATCTCTCCGATCTGCACCGTCTCGTCGAAGATACCATGGCCGGTCCCATCAGCACGCCGAGCGCGGCGCGCATGGCGGAATCGGTGCGTGCAGTGTTCAATGTCAATGCCAAGGCGCTCCAGATGCTGCCCGAAGACGGGAAGCCCTTTTCGGTCCGCGAGTGGATCAATGGGGCAGGAGGACCGGGCTCGATCCTGTTCCTGTCTGCCCGCTACATCGACATGAGCGTGCTCTCGCAGTTACTCACGCTGTGGCTCGATACCGCGATCAATACGCTGATGGCGGGCCAGCGCTCGCGGGACATCAGGCTCTGGTTCCTGATCGACGAACTGGGCGCCCTGCATCGTCTCCCTTCACTCGAAAAGGGCCTCCAGACCGCGCGCAATTTCGGGGGCGCGATCGTCACCGGGATTCATGCCTTTGCCAAGCTCAAGGATGTCTACGGTGAGAACATGGCGATGACCCTCTCCTCGCTTGCCCGCACCAAGCTGATCCTTGGCACAGCAGATCGCGAGACCGCCACCTGGTGTTCCGATATCATCGGCCACCGCGAGGTTCGCGAGATGGAGGAAGGTTACAGCTACGGCTACAACAATGCGCGTGACGCGGTGAGCCTGACGCCCCGGCGCCAGGTCGTTCCGTTGCTGCTTCCTGACGAGCTGATGAAGCTCAAGAACCTTCATGGTTTCATCAAGTTTCCCGAAGGATTTCCGGCGGCACCCGTGGTTCTCGCACCGCGCAACTGGCCTCGGGTAGCCGAAGGCTTCATTCCCCGCGATATGCCGAAGCCACCGCCGCAGACCCGGCACTCTGATGGTAAAGATGGAGCAGGGGGCGGTGCCGGAGCAGCCTCTGAAACAGGCGACAATGATGGTGATCCTCGCCGGATGAGGGACGCGCACGATCGCTCCGACAGCGCTGAAAAGAAAGCCGACAAGGAAGACAAAAAGGAACTGCGCCGGACCCGTCGCAGCAACAAGGGCGATCAGGCTCGACCGGACCAGACAAGGAAGCGTCGCGATCCGAATGCGCGAGGGAAAAAGGCGACATCGGACCCTCAGCGGCCGGCTCAATCCGAACTTCCTCTGTCTTCGAAAGCTGAGGAGCACCGCGGCATGGAGCAACGGGCTGTGCCTTCCGCCAGATCCGATATTCCCGATCCCGCAGCGCATCAGCGAGCACACGTCGCGCGCGGCAAGGCCGACCAGAGGCTCCAGGAAGAGCAGCAGAAGTCGCTGCTGGGCGGTGCAGCGAAGCAGGGTCGCGATGCCGATCAGGGGCAGGACCATGGTCACGATTACGGGGACTTCGATCCGGATATGTGA
- the mobF gene encoding MobF family relaxase produces the protein MLSVANVRSPSAAASYFASDNYYASADADRSGRWVGKGARRLGLDGKVETQAFDALLRGELPDGSSVGNPGQAHRPGTDLTFSVPKSWSLLALVGKDERIIPAYREAVLEALDWAEKNAAETRMVEKGKIVTQATGNLAIGLFQHDTNRNQEPNLHFHAVIANVTQGKDGKWRTLKNDRLWQLNTTLNSIAMARFRVAVEKLGYEPGPTLKHGNFEARGITREQVMAFSSRRQEVLDARRGPGLEAGRIAALDTRASKDTIEDRETLGKLWSETAKSIGLDLAPLVERARTRTLKQSIETGRFGSLVERGRAWLGRFAAHVRGDPADPLVPKSVLRQDRKTIAAAQAVASAVRHLSQREAAFERTALYKAALDFGLPATIADIEKRTRALVRSGDLIAGKGEHTGWLASRDAVIAEQRILTEVAAGKGASSSAVEPGSANARVQSAAMAGQGFRLNAGQLGAAKLILTSEDRTIAVQGIAGAGKSSVLKPVAEVLRDDGRPVIGLAIQNTLVQMLERDTGIGSQTLARFLGGWKKLLDDPGNAALRAEAKAALKDHVLVLDEASMVSNEDKEKLVRLANLAGVHRLVLMGDRKQLGAVDAGKPFALLQRTGMASAEMATNLRARDPVIREAQAAAQAGDVRTALRHLQPHTLEAKGDGALVAADTWLALDKDTRSRTSIYASGRAIRSAVNAAVQQGLLANGEIGPGKAELGVLDRVNTTREELRHLSAYQPGRVLEVSRKQQALGLSAGEYRVLGQDRKGRQVEVADKRGKRFRFDPARIRAGKGDQNLTLHESRKLEIHEGDRIRWTRNDHRRGLFNADQAKVVAVVGGKVTFETSKGDQVELKKDDPMLKRIDLAYALNAHMAQGLTSDRGIAVMDSRERNLSNQKTFLVTITRLRDHLTLVVDSSDRLGAAVARNKGEKASALEVTAQLTPTEKKNGELDQLKPEEANKAEKELARSKSKTLDFGI, from the coding sequence ATGCTTTCCGTCGCCAATGTCCGCTCGCCATCGGCGGCGGCAAGCTACTTCGCTTCGGACAATTACTACGCGAGCGCCGATGCCGACCGCTCGGGCCGGTGGGTCGGCAAGGGTGCAAGGCGCCTTGGTCTCGACGGCAAGGTCGAGACCCAAGCGTTCGACGCGCTGCTGCGTGGCGAGCTGCCCGACGGCAGCAGTGTCGGCAATCCCGGGCAGGCACACCGCCCAGGTACAGACCTCACCTTCTCCGTTCCCAAGAGCTGGTCGCTGCTGGCGCTCGTCGGGAAGGACGAGCGGATCATCCCCGCCTACCGCGAAGCCGTCCTCGAAGCGCTGGACTGGGCTGAGAAGAATGCGGCCGAGACCCGGATGGTGGAGAAAGGCAAGATCGTAACGCAGGCCACCGGAAACCTTGCGATCGGCCTGTTCCAGCACGACACCAACCGCAACCAGGAGCCGAACCTCCATTTCCATGCGGTCATCGCCAATGTCACGCAAGGCAAGGACGGGAAGTGGCGTACGCTCAAGAACGACCGGCTCTGGCAGCTCAACACCACGCTCAATTCTATCGCGATGGCGCGCTTTCGCGTCGCGGTCGAGAAGCTTGGCTATGAGCCGGGACCGACCCTCAAGCATGGCAATTTCGAGGCGCGCGGTATCACCCGCGAACAGGTCATGGCGTTCTCGAGCCGCCGCCAGGAAGTGCTCGATGCGCGGCGCGGTCCTGGTCTTGAAGCAGGCCGCATCGCCGCGCTCGATACGCGCGCCAGCAAGGACACGATCGAGGACCGCGAAACCTTGGGCAAGCTCTGGAGCGAAACCGCGAAATCGATCGGGTTGGACCTCGCGCCCTTGGTCGAGCGGGCCCGGACCCGCACACTGAAACAGTCGATCGAAACTGGCAGGTTCGGCTCGCTTGTCGAGCGCGGGCGCGCATGGCTGGGACGCTTCGCCGCGCATGTCAGGGGCGATCCGGCTGATCCGCTTGTGCCCAAGTCGGTCCTCAGACAGGACCGTAAGACGATCGCAGCGGCACAGGCCGTCGCTTCGGCGGTGCGTCATCTTTCGCAGCGCGAGGCTGCCTTCGAGCGCACCGCGCTCTACAAGGCTGCGCTCGATTTCGGGTTGCCAGCGACGATTGCCGATATTGAAAAACGGACCCGCGCCTTGGTGCGCTCCGGCGACCTCATAGCGGGCAAGGGAGAGCACACGGGCTGGCTGGCTTCGCGAGACGCGGTGATCGCCGAGCAGCGGATCTTGACCGAGGTTGCCGCTGGCAAGGGTGCGAGCTCGTCTGCAGTTGAGCCGGGAAGCGCAAACGCTCGTGTCCAGTCCGCTGCAATGGCAGGGCAGGGGTTCCGGCTGAATGCGGGTCAGCTCGGAGCGGCGAAGCTGATCTTGACGTCCGAAGATCGAACGATCGCGGTCCAGGGAATTGCAGGTGCCGGCAAGAGCAGCGTTCTGAAGCCCGTCGCCGAGGTGCTGCGCGACGATGGCCGCCCGGTCATCGGGCTCGCGATCCAGAACACGCTCGTCCAGATGCTCGAACGCGACACCGGCATCGGCTCGCAGACGCTGGCCCGCTTTCTTGGTGGCTGGAAAAAGCTGCTCGACGATCCTGGCAACGCGGCGCTTCGCGCGGAGGCAAAGGCGGCGCTGAAAGACCATGTGCTTGTCCTCGACGAGGCTTCGATGGTCTCGAATGAGGACAAGGAAAAGCTCGTCCGCCTCGCCAATCTGGCTGGCGTTCACCGCCTGGTCCTGATGGGGGACCGCAAGCAGCTCGGCGCAGTTGATGCGGGCAAACCCTTCGCGCTCCTGCAGCGGACGGGCATGGCGAGCGCTGAAATGGCGACCAACCTGCGCGCCCGCGACCCCGTCATCCGCGAGGCGCAGGCGGCAGCGCAGGCGGGTGATGTACGCACGGCGCTGCGTCACCTGCAGCCGCACACACTCGAGGCCAAGGGCGATGGCGCGCTGGTCGCTGCTGACACCTGGTTGGCGCTCGACAAGGACACCCGCTCGCGCACCTCGATCTACGCTTCGGGCCGCGCCATCCGCTCTGCGGTCAATGCTGCCGTCCAGCAGGGACTTCTCGCCAATGGCGAGATCGGACCGGGCAAGGCCGAGCTTGGAGTGCTGGATCGCGTCAACACGACCCGCGAAGAACTGCGACATCTGTCAGCCTACCAGCCTGGCCGGGTGCTCGAGGTCTCGAGAAAGCAACAGGCCCTGGGACTGTCAGCGGGCGAGTATCGTGTCTTGGGACAGGACCGGAAGGGCAGGCAGGTCGAAGTCGCGGACAAGCGCGGCAAGCGGTTCCGGTTCGATCCCGCGCGGATCAGGGCAGGGAAGGGCGACCAGAATCTGACCTTGCATGAGTCAAGAAAGCTCGAGATCCATGAAGGCGACCGGATCCGCTGGACCCGCAACGATCATCGCCGCGGCCTCTTCAATGCCGACCAGGCCAAGGTGGTTGCCGTTGTCGGCGGGAAGGTCACTTTCGAAACTTCCAAGGGAGACCAGGTTGAGCTCAAAAAGGACGATCCGATGCTGAAGCGGATCGATCTTGCCTATGCGCTCAACGCCCACATGGCGCAGGGTCTGACATCCGATCGCGGCATTGCAGTCATGGACAGCCGCGAGCGCAACCTGTCGAACCAGAAAACGTTCCTGGTGACGATCACGAGGCTTCGCGATCACCTGACACTCGTCGTCGACAGTTCGGACAGGCTCGGAGCAGCCGTGGCACGCAACAAAGGCGAGAAGGCCTCGGCCCTCGAGGTCACCGCACAGTTGACGCCGACAGAAAAGAAAAACGGCGAACTTGATCAGCTGAAACCGGAAGAGGCCAACAAGGCCGAAAAGGAACTCGCCCGAAGCAAGAGCAAGACACTGGACTTCGGGATTTGA
- a CDS encoding type II toxin-antitoxin system HipA family toxin, which produces MIDAAALDIFLGKTRVGTIARLDGDASIFTFDEVYLADQNRPTLSLAYKDANGEIIADTRSYRTKIEPFFSNLLPEGTLRDYLARRAGVKAVREYHLLAQLGHDLPGAVRAIAVDAEETEADEPDAEVVEKQAERALRFSLAGVQLKFSAIKAQGKNGGLTIPVTGSGGDWIVKLPSARHPDVPEAEFAAMKLAAKIGIDVPEIDLVPLDQIDGIPEGITRYGESAFAIRRFDRGEEGPVHTEDFAQVFGVFADDKYENASYRQILSVLAIETDEQSVVEFVRRLTYSVLIGNGDMHLKNWSLIYPDRRNALLAPAYDLLSTLAYIPGDDAALKFHSSREWASYTYDELEAIADRARLPARLITATAKDVVARFDDAWSSESGHLPFPDHVRSAIERHRKTLAI; this is translated from the coding sequence ATGATCGACGCAGCGGCTCTCGATATCTTTCTGGGTAAGACGCGCGTTGGAACGATTGCGCGCCTCGATGGAGATGCGAGCATCTTCACATTCGACGAGGTCTACCTTGCCGACCAAAATCGGCCAACGCTGTCGCTCGCCTACAAGGATGCGAATGGCGAAATCATTGCGGACACACGCAGCTATCGAACGAAAATCGAGCCGTTCTTCTCCAACCTCCTTCCCGAAGGCACGCTTCGCGACTACCTCGCCCGCCGCGCGGGCGTAAAAGCCGTGCGCGAGTACCACCTTCTCGCACAGCTCGGGCACGATCTTCCAGGCGCAGTGCGCGCCATCGCCGTCGACGCCGAGGAAACGGAGGCCGACGAGCCCGATGCAGAAGTGGTGGAGAAGCAGGCAGAGCGCGCGCTGCGCTTCTCGCTTGCCGGCGTGCAACTCAAATTCTCGGCGATCAAAGCCCAGGGCAAGAATGGCGGACTGACGATCCCGGTCACAGGCAGCGGCGGCGACTGGATCGTCAAGCTGCCCTCTGCAAGACATCCGGACGTGCCCGAGGCAGAATTCGCGGCGATGAAACTGGCCGCAAAGATCGGGATCGACGTACCTGAAATCGACCTTGTGCCCCTCGATCAGATCGATGGCATACCCGAAGGTATCACCCGTTACGGAGAGTCCGCTTTTGCCATCCGGCGCTTTGACCGGGGTGAAGAAGGACCAGTGCACACCGAAGACTTCGCCCAGGTGTTCGGTGTCTTTGCAGACGATAAATACGAGAATGCGAGCTACCGCCAGATCCTCAGTGTGCTGGCGATCGAAACCGACGAGCAAAGCGTGGTCGAATTCGTCCGCCGGCTCACCTACTCGGTGCTGATCGGGAATGGCGACATGCACCTCAAGAACTGGTCGTTGATCTATCCGGATAGGCGCAACGCGCTGCTTGCACCTGCCTATGACTTGCTTTCGACGCTCGCCTATATCCCGGGCGACGATGCTGCACTCAAGTTTCATAGCTCGCGCGAGTGGGCGTCCTACACCTATGATGAACTCGAGGCGATCGCCGATAGAGCTCGGCTGCCTGCCAGGCTGATCACCGCGACAGCAAAGGATGTCGTTGCACGGTTTGATGACGCCTGGAGCAGCGAAAGCGGACACCTCCCCTTCCCCGATCATGTGCGAAGCGCGATCGAAAGGCATCGCAAGACTCTTGCGATCTGA